The Misgurnus anguillicaudatus chromosome 12, ASM2758022v2, whole genome shotgun sequence region ATGATTTCACCGCCTGCTTCTTCTTCTGAAACTTTCTGAACTGCGATTGGATGGCGCAGGCAGCCTTCTCCGTCTCGGGGGCTTCCATGTCGATGTCAATGTCTTCTGCAGGGACGTCCTTCTTGGGTG contains the following coding sequences:
- the pcp4a gene encoding calmodulin regulator protein PCP4a, whose translation is MSERQESGSTGNIKPSSGQDPPKKDVPAEDIDIDMEAPETEKAACAIQSQFRKFQKKKQAVKS